A stretch of DNA from Chanos chanos chromosome 11, fChaCha1.1, whole genome shotgun sequence:
TGAAGTGCCCATGACAGACATACAACTGGACTCTACAGAAGAGCCAGTCAACGGCAAGAACCAAGCACAAGAACTTAGAACCTCAGTTCTCTAAGACAAACGGAAATCGATAGAACCTCTaaaattctttcatttgttcttaGTAACCTCCAGAGTAGGCCTTTTTGATCAGTTAagtagagctctgtgtgtgtgtgtgtgtgtgtgtgtgtgtgtgtgtgtgtgtgtgtgtgtgtgtgcgcctgtgtgtgcgtgtgcgtgtgtgtgtgtgtgtgtgtgtgtgtgtgggtggtagTTCACCAAGGTAAGTCTCTAATGAGGTAGAACCATTTGAATGGTCTCTGTTGACACCAGCTGCACATCAAGCAAACTTTAACTAGAACAAGTTTATTTCGTCCTAATACTTACAGTAGACTTATACTATATCTCAATGTGTCTGAAGtcatgtttctttcattttggtaaagaaaaaacaatccaaTTTTCACCATAATTCATGTCCAGTTGTCTTACTTGCATTTAATGTCCtgtttaatgtatgtgtgttaagcttttgacattttctgtaataaatgtgtacatttcacatgttcaggattaaacaaaattttaaatgtGACGTGTGTTCTCCCTTACAATTTGTTCAGTCTCCTCTTAACTTTTAGATGTAGCCTTTTGGTAGTACTACCACAAcactctgcttctctctctctctctctctctccttcccttgctctgttattctctcccctctctctctctctctctttctctctctctttctttctctctccctcacctcctctctctctctctctctccttcccttgctctgttattctctcccctgtccctctctctctctctctctctctctctctctctctctctctctccttcccttgctctgttattctctcccctctctctctctctctctgtgtgtgtgtgtgatggtgggaGATGTAGAGTATGTGCCCACTGGCTGCCGATCACGAGGGAATTAGACAGATGAAGAGGTCATGAGGGCTAGAGGTATTTAAGAACCgtcaaaaggaagaaaagatgtgagagagcgaaagagagagagagagagagagtgaggaggtgagggagagagaaagaaagagagagagaaagagagagagagagggagacaacgGATGAAATCAGGTACAGACATCACACAATTGTATTGTGTTACATTATAACACTATGTGACAATTTCCtcagtaaaaaataataatgataatgataataataagtTGTTATTGGTTGATGGGTGTTTTGGGAGAAAATACTAGATATACGTTCATGAGATCTAATGGtatttttgctgtgtgtatttgggaaAAACTTTCATAAAGTATTTAAATgcttggtgaaaaaaaaaaaaagaagaagaagaaaaaaagaaaaagacaagaaaagaaacccTTAAGAGATTTTTTAAGAGCTTGTTTATCTTCTTTTTGgtaatgtttatattttcacaTAAGACATATCATGTTTCCCTGGCAACCTGAGCTGCATGAAAATGAGGAGCTTGGTTGAGACTTTATAAATCCTTTCCTTGAAAACATCGCAAGATGCAATTTTACTTTTGCAGCTGAAAAAAGATCAgaaatgtttacacattttaatttgtaCGTGCGTTTGAATGCagctttttttgcctttgtttgggTGTGTCTGGGTATGTTTAAGGGCATGTGGAATCTTTAatataacagtaataacagaAGAGACCTGTATGTATCAtgttattttaatattgtataTATTGACATAATCAGCATATCGACATATACAGCACAGCATAAATTTTAATACATTATTAATTTTCCTcagataaatggaaaaaaaaatgtttattgaaagtctttttttctgtggaagTTTATGAAGCAGCAAGTCTTTACTTACTTGGACATCTTTGGTGTAGTCAGTCCAATGggtgaaggagaggaagaatcATGTAAATACATGTTAGTTTTAATGATAAACACAGCCCAGTTGGCTAAATATTCACCAGCATGTAGatacattattaaaaataaatagtttGCCTTATGCCTAAGGAGGTTCCAGATGAAGTGAAGAATTGAGCTAACAGGTGGTGACAGAGTGAGGAGTAACCAGAtaaaagggctttttttcttttttttggctttggcttATTTGTAAAATAAGATTCCTGTTttaagactgaaatgaaatgtacaaATGCATTCATACAGAGTAGCTTAAAAATCTCTAAGCAACACAGCTAAAACACTGTAAGTTAAAATGCTACAGGAATATATAAAAATCACATGTGTTGACAGATacatacaatgtgtgtgtgtgtgtgtgtgtgtgtgtttgtgtgtgtgtatgttttatgctCCTCAGTATGTGGCggagtgtgtttgcagtgtgcgtgtgtctcgCGTTAGCAGAAGCACAGTTTCCGCGGGAATGCATGACCACTGCGGGTCTACGCTCAGGTGAGTGCTGTCCGTCCCCCAGCGGGCTGGCCAACGACGCATGCGGCTCCAGCACTGGGCGGGGCCAGTGCGTGTCCATTGTGGCAGATCGACGCCCTCACGGGCCACAGTACCCTCACGACGGTCGAGACGATCGCGAGCGTTGGCCACTGCGTTTCTTTAACCGAACCTGCCGGTGCAATGGGAATTTCACTGGGTATAACTGTGGACGCTGTAGGCATGGATTCACTGGTGTGAACTGTGACCAGAGAGTAAATGTGGGtaagtgaaaacacacacacacacacacacacacacacacacacacacacacacacacacacacacacacagacacacacacacacacacacacacacactcatcagatgctgttcaaacaaatgtttgaagTATTGAGTTCTGTCCTAGTACTCCTACATGTCTCCTTTACCTTGTGTTGCTTTCTACTTGCTACAAAAGCAGAGTTCTGACAGGATCCAGAACTAAAGTTCTAACAAGACTCAGAGGGCTGATGTGAATGGCAAACATCACACGAATGGCATACAGACTTTTCATCCAAACCGCCATTTTTCCTGTGCATTAAGGGAGCAAGGtggcagggaaagagaggaagagagtggaagagagttGAGACAGGGCCTCTCAAACGCTTATCTGTGAATTTAGGAATTATTTAATCATTGTGGAATTATTTGATTCCCTGCATCATATACAAcaacacatacatcacatacacaaTCATTTCAACTGTCTAAAATGTATCAGATCAGAAATTCAGCCTTTGGGTTTTTAAGCAGAGCTGCACTGTATGCATTTGATGAATGAAGAGCGTTTGAGTTAGGATGACGTCTCTGTGTTGGTCTAGTGCGTCGTAACATCATGCAGATGAGTGCGGAGGAGAAGAGAGCGTTTGTCAACGCCCTGGATCAGGCCAAGAGGACCATCCATCCCGACGTGGTCATATGCACACGCCGTTACCAGGACCTGTTCGGGCCGGACGGAAACACGGTCCAGTTTGAGAACATAACCATCTAcaacttgtttgtttggactCACTACTACTCGGTCAGCAAGACCTTCATGGGCCCGGGCCAGCCGAGCTTTGGTGGCGTCGACTTTTCACACGAGGGACCAGGATTTATCACCTGGCATAGATTTCACCTGTTAcaactggagagagacatgcagGTAATTGAGAGATTAGCCAATCAGATACAAGTATTTGAAGTATCCACTTGACACATGAACTCTACCTGAAATATCAATCCATGTATATTATACAAATTTATTTGTCTGCCTCTGCccaagaaacagtgtgtgtttgtgtgtgtgtgtgtgtgtgtgtgtgtgtaggacatGCTTCAGGATCCAACGTTTGCCCTGCCGTACTGGAACTTCGCCATCGGTGGCAGTGAATGCGACATCTGCACTGATGACTTACTGGGAGCCCGGAGCAGTTTTGACATCAACAGCATCAGCACCAATTCAGTGTTCTCCCAGTGGAGGGTCATCTGTGAGAGTGTGGAAGACTATGACACACTGGGCACCATCTGCAACAGTGagactgtctctctatctctcacacacacacgcatatgcacacacacacacacacacgcgcacacacgcgcacacacgcgcacacacacgcacgcacacacatacacacgcatacacacacacacacacacacacacacacacatgcacacgcacacacacacacacacacccgcacacacacacaaacgcacacacacacacacacacgcacacacacacacacacacaaacaatgagaGTTATGAGGAATGAATGGTCCAAGGTCTGGTGGAATCATATGACTGAAGCTACAGTGAGTCTTTCCCTTACAAGGACTTTTCCGTCTTAAGCTAGCTCAGAAGTTTAAGAGGATTAGTGCGAACAAGCAGCCTGTGAATAAcctaagtgtgtgcgtgtgtgtgtgtactctgtgtgtgtactctgtgtgtgtctatttaaTCACTCTTCCCTCTCTCGGCGGGTGTAGGTTCAGAGAGCAGTCCAATTAGGCGTAACCCAGCTGGTAACGTGGCTCGGCCCATGGTGCAGAGGCTGCCGGAACCCCAAGACGTAGTCGACTGCCTGGAGCTGAACACCTTCGACACGCCACCCTTTTACTCAACATCATCAGAGAGCTTTAGGAACACTATAgagggtaacacacacacacaaacacacaccttgtaCAGTTTAAGTTATGTTATTACAGTACATATTATAGTAAGTTACCATTTTGGCTGatactttgtgtgtttctccctttttttttttgatgtaaaGGTTACAGCTCCCCCCAGGGCACCTATGACCCTGTGGTGCGGAGCCTACATAACCTGGCTCACCTGTTCCTAAACGGAACCGGCGGCCAGACACACCTGTCTCCCAATGACCCCGTCTTTGTCCTGCTACACACCTTCACTGACGCCATCTTCGATGAGTGGCTGAGACGTCACACCCCAGGTAACTCACGACCCGTTCCTCCGTAAACCTGAATCCCTTGTGCAAAtttcgcatacacacacacacacggatacaaatgcactgtattttgccatttttatttgtgttacaGGAACTATAGCATACCCAGAAGAGAACGCTCCCATCGGTCACAATCGAGAGTTCAACATGGTGCCGTTCTGGCCGCCAGTCACAAACGCTGACGTGTTTGTCCCCGCCCCTGACAACCTGGGATACACCTATGAGGTTCAGTGGCCCAGTGAGTGACAGCTCTTCACACTCATAGATAACATGATCGTTCCAATCTAACGTATTCAGCTGGTGCCTTAAGCCAGACATGAGTTCTCCAACTTACACTTGCTACACATCAAGTTCCgtatttttttttagcgtttTTTTAATGTGGCCTACCTCTGTTTCTCCACAGCACGCCCTTATACGCTCTCCGAGATCATCACCATAGCGATCGTTGCCGTAGTGTTGGTGGTGGCGATAGTGGGCGGAGTCATCGCGTGTGCCGTGCGGGCTCGCTCTTATAGTTCGATGGAGGGTCTGGAGCCGTTGCTGGGGGAACAGTTCCGCCGTTATTCAGAGGACGAAAGACGAGTCGACAAAACGCAGTCGGTGGTCTAAGCGACCggttttaaattttattttatggtttgttgtttttttttttcactctgcgTTGCATGACGAAATATAAAAGATCCATAAAGCATTCATAAAGCAGTTATAAGCACTACACGACGGTTGCATAAAGTTTGAGAAAAAATGCAGGGGGTTCTTTGACATGTAGCATTGTTTTTTCCACATCTAATGTGTCATTTAGGTGTGATAACAATTTGTCTTAGGGGCCCGTTTCGTATAAGCACTTAATCAAATTCATATCTGCTTATTAATGCTTTATAAAGGCTATGAGTGCTCTAAGTATTTAAGTAACGTAACATAACAGACAATGTGTCCCTTTTTATATTACTGTTCCTGACACAATAAAGTTAAACTTTAACTAAACAGATATTGAGTTGTGTGATTTACTGACTGCCGGTGTAGTCAAATGTGTAAGAAGAGAAATTCAGTGTAGcaatattactgttattaattagtgaaaacctgtttgtttatttaccaAATATTCTCATGTTAACATCAAATAAAAtttgagaaatgttttaaaaatacatttcgaTATacattgtttgaaatgaataagTCCCTGATTTCATTCTACTTGTTGAACTCCCTCCTGTGGTGAAATGTGGGATGGCCTGTACTGTAATAGCATAGTTTTGCCAGAAGGAGGCAACAGATTGCGATACCATGAACTGTTTTTTAAGATGTTCCAAGCACCAAAATGACTACCAGTGCCACTCAGCTAAAACATACTAATATATGTACAGATTTATTTCATAAGCAGGGGATGCTTATGCACACCAGAAGAGAGCAAAATTGCATTGcgactgatctgagatctgtcATTGGCACTCAATTACTGTTTGGATGTGTGGAAAAACTGGCTTTAATCAGGATGCACACAGAGCTTTACCTTCAttaagaaacattaaaaaaaaaaaaaaaaaacacaacacacttaaacctaaatgttctttttgaaaatgctttatTAAACTACCTTACCGCTATAAAtacaatgccaaaaaaaaaaaaaaaagcctttcaaaACATCACATGATAGAAAATAGTTCAAACAGGTGTacagatgaaatattaaaagCATATTTTGGCAAATAAGACAAGACCAAATAGTTTGGACATACTAGACCTCCTCAGATAACCACACCTTGTTCGTTTGTTTTAAGTAGAAAAAGACATCGACGTTTTTCaagtgtagaaaaaaaagaagaaaaaaaaactacaaatgtaGTGTTGATGAAATGATCGCGCATGTAAGCAAGTTTGTTGTTAATGGATGCCATATCAGTCTGTACTGGCCGGTTGGCAAACACATACCCAATGCATGGCATCATTTCAACCATCTGCCAAATACATATAAGAACAAAACCGTAGAAATTCGTTGTGAAGGCTGAAACACCATTGAGcactttggcaaaaaaaaaatctttttttctttctttcgtttttctttcttttttttttttttttttttacagtttatctTTTAAACTCTACAGAGTGTGcatataaagaaaagaaaatgttttctcttaaaATATATTATAGCATTTCTTTTTACTTCATACACAACAACATGTAATGAATATATTAAATACatcctgactgtttttcttAATATCATAATAACACAAGCTAAAGGACTACAGTAGAGAAACTCTTCTCAAACAgaactcaacacacagaaatggaaatacacacgcgtacacacacacacacacacacacacacacacagtaacacactggAGTCAGTATGGTCAGAATGCTAAAGTCTATGTGAGTGcttggagatgtgtgtgtttgtgtgtatgtgtacatgtatgaacgttgcgtgtgtgtgtgcgtgtgtgtttgtgtaactgtCTGTAGATGTAGCCTCAGTTTGAGTCTCATTAACCCACTGAATCCTGATCTCTGCCTTAGCATAACTATTATGGATGATGTCATCATACACTCTACCAGTCCAATCCcaatacacaacaacaacaacaacaaaagtaaaaataacTCACATAAAATTATTCCATACCCTACCCTTCTgtataagagaagagaagagaagagacgagaagagaaaaacagtgtccagtatATGAGAATAAGGCTAACTTAATATAGGACACACTTCAGTTTACACAAAGGAAACCACACTACACCCAACACTCATTTGAGGGGCGCAGCGGTGACCTACAGAAGTGTTGGAAAAGGCATCATTGGTGAAATACACAGGTCACAGACATGTCACAGTGGTGACATTCAGCCGTCATAGGACAGAGATGTTATACATATACATCTATGAGATGGAATATGACTGGCAtataggttgtttttttttttttttttagagaaggCTTGGTGAAACATACATTAGATCTCAGAGGGCATTAGAGTATCCtgtctaacaaaaaaaaaaaaaaaataaagcaataaagagagaaactgcAGGGTTCTGTAATGTGCATTCTGGCTCCAGTTTGGTCCGGTTAggtccagttcagttcagtcctGATCCAGGAGAGTCCAGATCCACAACTAACCAAATAAAACCCATTAAAGGACTGCATATTACTTCCGAGAAAATATACGAATATGACttcaaaacatacacacgctcatCTACACAATCAAGTGgtcataaaacaaaatttaaaaataaaaacacacacaaacacccaaaacacacacacacacacaaaacacagtatgtTAAACTACGCCTTCATGTGGTCGCTATGACTACCAACATCTTCATCTGGTGGGTTTAAATAACTACATATAAATGAGTTGGCTTTAAATAACATGAATATTCAGGTCGCGAGAGTAATTTCTCACTCCTcgaaatatttttgtaattttttttttttaagtgcagcAAAGTTGACCAATGAGACACTGCCAACCACAGTTCAATACCACTAAATCTGTGAcagaatttaaacaaacaaacaaacaaacaagaacaattGCAGAATgagtaagagaaaaacactacatcaaaaagaaaaaaaaaagttggttcAGAAATCGTGATAAAAGCAGTGTAGGACCCGACTGAAATCCAAATGAATgatctaagaaaaaaaaaaaatcgaaaatGTCAGAGAATAAAGACAACAATAAAAAGTTCTGGCATGAAATAAAAAGCCTCTGTCATATTTGTTCGTCTGAGGAAAGGCAGGCTCATAGCGCATACGTTGGAGACAGACCTAACCTGATTTCAAGACACAAGAAAGTGATGCAAACAAaccattttccaaaaaaaaaaaaaaaaaaagaaaagaaaagaaaagtccttAACTGTATGGACATCGTTTCTAAGCCTATGTTTGTCACTCTGTGACTGCTGACGAGACAAGAACTGCTAGGAGCaagtcagagagaatgaaaaatcaACCTTTCGCTGAAACGGCTTCCCGTTAAACGCATTAGCCAACTAGCAGTCACTGCATCCAAGCATGTTAAAACGTTGTGGTCGGTTGTGTCACCTGTATAAGTTTTTCCAGTTGTACATATCAGCATAACTTCAATTCAGCTCCATGTGGCACAAACAGTCGGGATGAGACGGATGGTATCACAGCACGTTCTTTGTTTTATGCCAGTTCTTGTGAATTAGACGtcattttcaatgtttgtttaaataagaCAACAGTTGGTcgtttgtgttttgtacatgGCATTTTGCATGCTCTTCTTTAAAATAGAAGGCCTCTTTAAGCTACTTTGATaggaaaaaaaactatatttcaAAAACCTTCATCCCACACTTacacaggacacaaaaacaTTAGAATGACTTAATAACATCAGCAGAAATAACCAGACTCAAACAAATGCGTGTTTTAGGCATCCTCACTCCAAActgggagtaaaaaaaaaaaaacagatggacgGACAGAGAATTCcagcttacttttttttttttctttttttttcgccgTGAAGTAAAATACTTTAAaccttgtttgtttaaaatcGGTTTTAAATACAATGCTTTCATAcaacactttaaaatatttcttttctcttcagtggTCACTTTAATATTTCTGCTCAGCAGTTCCTTATctaactgtttttcttttcttttgcccccccaccccccaccagaAACAAACTCAAAACTAAAAAGAAGACAATTAACAGTATTAAATATTCTGTTCAGGTCTCCATAAATACTACAATGTTCCTTCAGTGTTCCTGTTACCATGGTGGCAGAGGAGTGACATGTATTAAACATTAATGGAGTGGTGACGTCCCTAGCAGACGATGACGACACTTCACTAGGTACTAAATGTATGTTTAAAGGTGGAGATATCAGGTTTGGGTGTTGGAGGAGTCGTGGAGTGTACACTTGAGGCGAGGTTTAGAGGAGTTGGAGGTTGGGTCGGCTCAGTTAATCTCGCACAGTAGATATCACAAACAGTAGGGCTGAGAAGTGAACATTGTTTTCCTGGGTAGGGTTGAACGAAGGAGGCCTggaacccccctcccctccccacacctcaatatgtctttctctctcactctttcttttcaatCTCTCTGAAGACTCCGCTCAGAGAGACAATGGCTCAGGCTGGACTGGGACGGGTCAGTAGGTCTGGTAGACGTCGTGAATAGGCACCTGGAAAGTGGCGGCGGGGAAAGCTTG
This window harbors:
- the LOC115824024 gene encoding 5,6-dihydroxyindole-2-carboxylic acid oxidase-like, with product MWRSVFAVCVCLALAEAQFPRECMTTAGLRSGECCPSPSGLANDACGSSTGRGQCVSIVADRRPHGPQYPHDGRDDRERWPLRFFNRTCRCNGNFTGYNCGRCRHGFTGVNCDQRVNVVRRNIMQMSAEEKRAFVNALDQAKRTIHPDVVICTRRYQDLFGPDGNTVQFENITIYNLFVWTHYYSVSKTFMGPGQPSFGGVDFSHEGPGFITWHRFHLLQLERDMQDMLQDPTFALPYWNFAIGGSECDICTDDLLGARSSFDINSISTNSVFSQWRVICESVEDYDTLGTICNSSESSPIRRNPAGNVARPMVQRLPEPQDVVDCLELNTFDTPPFYSTSSESFRNTIEGYSSPQGTYDPVVRSLHNLAHLFLNGTGGQTHLSPNDPVFVLLHTFTDAIFDEWLRRHTPGTIAYPEENAPIGHNREFNMVPFWPPVTNADVFVPAPDNLGYTYEVQWPTRPYTLSEIITIAIVAVVLVVAIVGGVIACAVRARSYSSMEGLEPLLGEQFRRYSEDERRVDKTQSVV